Within the Triplophysa dalaica isolate WHDGS20190420 chromosome 2, ASM1584641v1, whole genome shotgun sequence genome, the region GGTACGTTTCTATTTATACCATAAGCCGGTAAGTCACGTCTAGACACCTGCGGCTTGtgtctatttttatacaaatgttaAAAAGGTGGTCTTGTGGTCTTGTTCCTGCTAAACTCTTCCATTTTAAATATGATaagattaaaaaattataaacaaaatgtaattcacTCTTGATTTACACaggtttacattaaaacaacacatcacTATCCCATACACCAGACTGTAGAAGTGCTGTGTTCTTCTGTACCTCAGGTGCCAGATACTCCGGGGTCCCGCAGAATGTTTTCATAGTGGCGGCGTCCGTGATGCCTTCCTTACACAAACCAAAATCTGTGATCTTTATATGGCCATCCTTATCCAGCATGAGGTTCTCCAGCTGAATAACACAGTTTTGATGCGTTATGAACACATTATACGGCTAATGAGATTTCAGAGTGAAAATGTTCAATATCAATACGTGTGTTTTGTTTACCTTCAGGTCACGGTAAACTATTTTTGCGGAGTGCAAGTAATCTAATGCAGAAACGATCTCAGCGCCGTAGAACCGGGTTCTATCCTCCGAAAACACACGCTCTCTCGACAGATGAAAAAATAGCTGCAAGAACAAGTTCAAAGGAAATTAGGAAAAAGTTTGAAAGCTGGAAAGGAAAAACTACGAAAGTTAATTCGAAGTTGAGGACGGGAGCAGATTTTTACCTCTCCTCCATTCACATATTCCATAACGAAACATAATCGATCCTTCGTCTGAAACGAATACTTCAGTGACTGtgaaaaacagaataaataacatttattatgtaCGACTTGAACATTTAAAGCGTGTTATGAAAGATCACTCACAGTTAAAAATGGATGTCTAGTGTTTTTCAGAACTCGACTCTCTGTCAGTGTGTGAGCCACTTCGtcctgaaagagagaaaacaaggaCGGTTTAGGTATAAAAAAGCTTTAACTTCTCAGTAAAGTCTGTTATATTAAGCGGCAGGTCTCGCACCTTAGCAATAATGACCTCCTTTTTCAAAATCTTCATCGCATAATACGTTCCGCTCGCTTTCTCCCGCACCAGAATCACCTTCCCGAACGTTCCTTTTCCCAGTAACTTCAGATAGTCAAAGTCACTCATTGTCTGTTGATGGAAATATCACAGTGAGCAGAAGGTTTATCAAAGCTGCTTCTCTATGTTATGAAAGATCTACCTTTCGTTTGTGATGACTGGTCGACGTGTCCATCTCTTCCTCGTTGACGTTTTCAATCTGCGAGATGGGGCTACACAAGATTCCCTCCTCTTCCTGTTTGGCGAGCTTGTCCGCCACCATCTGAATGGCCTCGACCCACTCGTCCCTTGTTACCGAGACAACAAAAAGCACAGTCAGGAACAATATTAAATCtatgtcaaaatatttttttgatgttttgtcaATAATGGAAAAACACCACCTGAAAAACAacaccacaaataaaaaaaattataagggCGAAACGTTAAAAACAAGAACTCATTTGGCATTCAATATACACCCACCTCTCATCAGGCGTGTCCACATGGAAAGTGCGCTCGATCACAGTGGTCCACTGCAGGCACCTGATGATAAAGGTGTTGGGCTTCGGTCTCTCTGTCTTCATCAGCTGACACTctgagagaaataaagaaaatgaaaggaaAACGGTAAGAAAGATGAgacagtaaataaaatatcacagaATTCAGATCTTTGgcataataaatgtaaacaaaagagGATAATTTCAACAATGTGTGAAACCAATCAGTTCTgcggcactattgactaccatagtatgtttttctactatggtagtcagtagttccccagaactgtttggttgccttcttccaaatatctttctttgtgttcagaagaacaaCGAACTGTCCTCcggtttggaaaaacttgaaggtgaatagtcaatggtggccaagaactgtttggttacaagcgttcttccaaacatctttcactgtgttcatcagaacattgaaattcatacagatctggaacaacgCGAGGGTAAGTAAAAGTCCTTTTTtagagtgaactgtccctttaaaactctttcgTCAATCATTACTTGATCAGTCTGCCCAGTATTTTTAACTTAAACTTGAATGAAAACAACGGCATCAAGTAAACATGAACAAGTATGCAGCTAGTGTGAATCctagtgtttacatttttatcaaccGACTTAATAGCATTTATCATTGAATAATATAGCCAGTTTGAGactgtttaaatataatatgtgTCGCCAGGTAAGCAATATAttaattttctatattttaaacattgcCATAGATGCATGTCTGCTGTCTTCACTGTGAATGATTTAGTCCGACTCATGTGGATGACATCACCAGCACAGTGATGTTATTCGTAAATCTGTTTCTTCTGAGCTTAGTCTAAACTGGATAACAGAAAATGCACTTACTTACCGAGAATGTGACATCCATATAAAACAGTCAAGAAATGACAAATGTATAAGGTGTGggataatgtaaaaaacacttaCTGGCCACAGAGAAGTTGTTGAGAGGATACGCCAAATCCGCATCCTGCGGCTTTTCTTTATATCCGATAAACGATCCGTCCGTCTTTAACAGGAAGTACCGTGGCCTCCAGTTCTTAATGTATTCACCTGAAATGATCAAACATGCCGAAATGAGAACATGCATAGGAACGCATGCACGTTTATTCAATATgctatttttattcaataaaatccGAACAAATTTTAGATATGTCTCAGGTCCCTTGTTCAAAAGAGCGGTTATGTCTTCCGCAACCAAACAAACGTAAACATTGATTTCTTATGCAATAAGATATTCTTGTTTCTCACCTCTTTTCTGAACCCAACCCTCTTTCACTACGTTCTGGTCATTCATGTTGGCTCTGAGGTCAGAGTTCAAAGGTCAGGGGTGAAAGAGTCCAGAGCTCTACTTCCTGCTTGTTGTTCTGTCCTCGTCTCTAGCTCGTCTCACTCTGTTCTCCTCGCCTCTCACTTTCTCTGCTACGTTGTGATGTAATGTCTCAGCCTCTCTTCACTTTCACTCTCTCGGGACCTTTCAAACACTCCA harbors:
- the akt3b gene encoding RAC-gamma serine/threonine-protein kinase; the encoded protein is MNDQNVVKEGWVQKRGEYIKNWRPRYFLLKTDGSFIGYKEKPQDADLAYPLNNFSVAKCQLMKTERPKPNTFIIRCLQWTTVIERTFHVDTPDERDEWVEAIQMVADKLAKQEEEGILCSPISQIENVNEEEMDTSTSHHKRKTMSDFDYLKLLGKGTFGKVILVREKASGTYYAMKILKKEVIIAKDEVAHTLTESRVLKNTRHPFLTSLKYSFQTKDRLCFVMEYVNGGELFFHLSRERVFSEDRTRFYGAEIVSALDYLHSAKIVYRDLKLENLMLDKDGHIKITDFGLCKEGITDAATMKTFCGTPEYLAPEVLEDNDYGRAVDWWGLGVVMYEMMCGRLPFYNQDHEKLFELILMEEIKFPRTLSSDAKSLLSGLLIKDPNKRLGGGPDDAKEIMRHSFFTALDWQDVYDKKLVPPFMPQVSSETDTRYFDEEFTAQTITITPPEKYDEDGMDSEERRPHFPQFSYSASGRE